The DNA segment AAATTGCCGATCAAACCCGTGAGTCGCTGATTTACGAGAAGCAAGATCTTTTGGTTCCACTAGCTGAAGGTATGCTCGCTACGCCACACCCAATGGCTGACGGTACCACAGATGCGAACTATTACAAGGGCGAAATTACTGGTCCAACCCAAGATCAGGTTGACTGGGTGAAACAAGTACGTCCAGATGATCCAACCGTTTCTTCTGCACGCGTGACATCTGTGGCTACGAAGGAGGCGCAGAACTGATGCCTACTGAACCATTAACTACGCTGTCGATTGGAACAGGGGAGATGATCCTGTTCTCTGTAACGTCAGTGTGCATGATTGCTTTGGCAGTCTTCGGTCTACTTATCACTCGCAAAGCTGTACTCACCACGTTGAGCGTTATCGGCGTGATGGTTGGCTTGGCTGTGCTCTACACGGCGCTCGAAGCCCCGTTTATGGGCGTTGTTCAAGTGGTGGTTTACACCGGAGCGATTTTGATGATGTTCCTGTTCGTTCTCATGCTCATCGGTGTTGATTCAGCAGATTCGGGACATGAGACGCTCAAGGTGCAGCGCCCAGTAGCTATTCTCGGCGGAGTCGGTATTGCCGCAATTCTTATCGGTGTTGCTTTCGGTGCGAAAGCGCCACAAGGAATTGGTCTGGAAGTAGCAAATGCGGAATCCAACCCGGTGGGTGTCGCAACACTGATTTTCTCCTCATCGGTTCTTACTCTTCAGCTCACTGGAACGTTGCTCATTGTTGCTGCCTTGGGCGCAATGACGCTCACTCACCGTGATCGTGTCAAGGAGCGCATCACTCAAGAACAGCTCGCGCACATGCGTATGCAGCAGTTCAGTGATTCCGGCGTTCACGTTGGCCAGAAGCCACCGCCGGGCGTTTACGCAGAGTCGAACTCGTCGGCTAACCCAGCGCTTACCGCAGGTGGTTTGCCAGTTGAAGATTCGACCAGCCGCGTACTCCACATTCGTGGCCAGGTACGTACCGTTGCAGAAATTTCACCAATGACAGTCAAGCGCGTTATGGATGGCGGAATTCAAGGTCCGGCAACCTACGGCGCTACCGGTCAGGCGCAGATTGCTGGTATGCCAGGTGAGAGCGCTCCAGATCACGAAGGTGCGCTTGCTCGACTCGGCTCGAGTGACACTCCGATGACTGTTTCAGGTACCGACGAGATTCCTGATTCCGAAACAGTTCAGCGTGAGCACGATATCACTCTAGAGAACACTGAGAAGTCGGAGGAGAACTGATGAACCTCATGTTTTATATCGCCTTAGCCGCAATTCTCTTCGCGATCGGCGCTGCCACTGTGCTCACTCGTCGAAACGGCGTGATTGCACTTCTCGGTATTGAGCTCATGCTCTCTGCTTGCAACCTTGCATTCATCACCTTCTCGCGAATGCACGGCAATCTTGAAGGTCAACAATTCGCGTTCTTTGTGATGGTCGTAGCTGCCGCCGAAGTCGTTGTTGGTTTGGCCATCATCGTCTCCATTTTCCGAACCCGCAGGTCCGCATCGCTTGACGGTGCCAACCTCATGAAGCACTGACGGAAAGCAGGTGTGAATCTCTTGTTTAATCTAGCCGCAGTCGCACAGGTTGGGCAGGCAACCGGAGCAGCAAGCATGGTATGGCTTGCAGTTGCGATCCCGCTGATCTCGTGTGGAATTCTTCTCGTCTTAGGCCGTCGCGCTGACGCTTGGGGTCACTGGTTGGCCACGCTTGCCTCAGCAAGCGCCTTCGTCGTCGGCCTCCTTGCTACGCTCCAGTTGCTGGGCATGGACGCCATGAACCGCGTCGTCGAAACCACGCTCTACACGTGGGTTCCAGCCGGTGAACTCTCAGTTGATTTTGGTACTCGAGCGGATCCGCTCTCACTGACGTTCGTTTTGCTTGTAACATTCGTTGGAACACTAATCCATATCTACTCTATTTCATACATGGAGCACGATACTGATCGCCGTCGTTTCTTTGCTTACCTCAACCTTTTCGTTGCCGCGATGCTGTTGTTGGTTCTGGGCAACTCCTACCTCGTTTTGTTCTTCGGATGGGAAGGCGTGGGCTTAGCCTCCTACCTCCTCATCTCGTTCTGGAACCACGTTCCGGCATACGCCACCGCTGGTAAGAAGGCATTCGTGATGAACCGTGTTGGTGACTTGGGAATGCTGATCGCCATGATGTCGATGGTGGTGTCGTTCAGCTCGGTTTCTTTCACCGACGTCGCTACTGGAGCTGAAACACTTCCGGCGAGCACCGCAACCTTCATCGGCATCTTCTTGCTGGTTGCAGCTTGTGGTAAGTCTGCACAGTTCCCACTCCAAGCCTGGCTCGGTGACGCAATGGCTGGCCCAACCCCAGTTTCGGCGTTGATTCACGCCGCAACAATGGTCACCGCCGGTGTTTACCTGATGGTACGTTCCGGTGTTATCTACGCTGTAACGCCTACCGCATCGCTCGTTGTGTCTATCATCGGTCTGATCACCTTGGTGTTCGGTGCCGTTGTCGGTGCTGCCAAGGACGACATGAAGAAGGTGCTGGCAGCATCGACCATGTCGCAGATCGGCTACATGATGTTGGCTGCAACCATGGGCCCAGTTGGCGCAGCGTTTGCTATCTTCCACCTCGTTACTCACGGCTTCTTCAAGGCAAATATGTTCCTTGGCGCCGGTGCTGTCATGCATGCGATGAAGGACGAAGTCAATATTCGTGGTTTTGGTGGGTTGAGCAGCCATATGAAGATTACTTTCGGTACTTTCTTGGCTGGCTACCTTGCCATCATCGGCTTCCCATTCCTCTCGGGTTACTTCTCCAAGGACAAGATCATTGAAGTCGCTTTCTCCGGTGAGGGGCTCCAGCCATGGACCTTTGGAACGATTACCGTTCTGGTTGCTGGTTTGACTGCCTTCTACATGTCGCGCGTCTTCTTCGCCATCTTCTTGGGCGAAGAGCGCTGGGACCACAAAGACAAGCATCCGCACGATCCATCCCCATATATGTGGGTGCCAATGGCAATTTTGGCCCTCGGTTCCCTCGGCCTTGGTGCAGTATTGAACTACACCGGATTCTTGACCTGGCTCGAGCCAGCTGTTGGACACGGTGAACATCCGCATCCAGTTATTCCGATCTGGGCGATCACTGGTGCAACCTTGACGGTTGTCGCTATCGGTGTTGCCCTGGCATGGAAGATGTATGTGGCAAGTGCTGTTCCGAAGCTCGCCCCACACAGTAGCGCTTTGGTTCGCGCTGCTCGGGCCGACCTCTACCAAGACGCGGTTAACGAGAACCTGTTTATGAAGCCCGGTATTGCTGTTGCAGCCGGTACCGAAGTTGCTGATCAGACAATCGTCGACGGTGGTATCGAAGGCTTGGCACAGGCTA comes from the Arcanobacterium phocisimile genome and includes:
- a CDS encoding NADH-quinone oxidoreductase subunit J encodes the protein MPTEPLTTLSIGTGEMILFSVTSVCMIALAVFGLLITRKAVLTTLSVIGVMVGLAVLYTALEAPFMGVVQVVVYTGAILMMFLFVLMLIGVDSADSGHETLKVQRPVAILGGVGIAAILIGVAFGAKAPQGIGLEVANAESNPVGVATLIFSSSVLTLQLTGTLLIVAALGAMTLTHRDRVKERITQEQLAHMRMQQFSDSGVHVGQKPPPGVYAESNSSANPALTAGGLPVEDSTSRVLHIRGQVRTVAEISPMTVKRVMDGGIQGPATYGATGQAQIAGMPGESAPDHEGALARLGSSDTPMTVSGTDEIPDSETVQREHDITLENTEKSEEN
- the nuoK gene encoding NADH-quinone oxidoreductase subunit NuoK, translated to MNLMFYIALAAILFAIGAATVLTRRNGVIALLGIELMLSACNLAFITFSRMHGNLEGQQFAFFVMVVAAAEVVVGLAIIVSIFRTRRSASLDGANLMKH
- the nuoL gene encoding NADH-quinone oxidoreductase subunit L, which codes for MVWLAVAIPLISCGILLVLGRRADAWGHWLATLASASAFVVGLLATLQLLGMDAMNRVVETTLYTWVPAGELSVDFGTRADPLSLTFVLLVTFVGTLIHIYSISYMEHDTDRRRFFAYLNLFVAAMLLLVLGNSYLVLFFGWEGVGLASYLLISFWNHVPAYATAGKKAFVMNRVGDLGMLIAMMSMVVSFSSVSFTDVATGAETLPASTATFIGIFLLVAACGKSAQFPLQAWLGDAMAGPTPVSALIHAATMVTAGVYLMVRSGVIYAVTPTASLVVSIIGLITLVFGAVVGAAKDDMKKVLAASTMSQIGYMMLAATMGPVGAAFAIFHLVTHGFFKANMFLGAGAVMHAMKDEVNIRGFGGLSSHMKITFGTFLAGYLAIIGFPFLSGYFSKDKIIEVAFSGEGLQPWTFGTITVLVAGLTAFYMSRVFFAIFLGEERWDHKDKHPHDPSPYMWVPMAILALGSLGLGAVLNYTGFLTWLEPAVGHGEHPHPVIPIWAITGATLTVVAIGVALAWKMYVASAVPKLAPHSSALVRAARADLYQDAVNENLFMKPGIAVAAGTEVADQTIVDGGIEGLAQATRSSGTLVGKLQTGYVRTYASWITLGVILALALAVQSAM